One genomic segment of Clostridium estertheticum subsp. estertheticum includes these proteins:
- a CDS encoding sensor histidine kinase, with amino-acid sequence MDFLLSGKNRFLALKILQIIVIITLFNSTLQSQFQIITIFLIVFLAINDYVRINSNEFVKYISYILSNLIICYLAYKTKTDTITYSSLLTVELIIPIKKIYKSLFIINFVSFVFLSAILYSNILFYNFEIILRNYAINLIVCFLIKNIIIEKVKKEKLNEELEKTNLTLIQYSKKIEDLTITKERTRIAQELHDSMGHSLVALSMNLEYAENIATINPEKAKIAMQDCYSLSKECMKSLRGAVSVLKENSTLSLRKDINQIFLKFKQTDKYEFNLDFDENVEKVSSGIKTCIYKTLREAITNGIKHGNATSFSIHISKSSNSIIFKIENNGVGCKKIIRSNGIMGMEERVHLLNGEIIFKSEDLVGFTIEGKIPENIL; translated from the coding sequence ATGGATTTTCTTTTATCTGGAAAAAATAGATTTCTAGCCTTGAAAATTTTACAAATTATTGTTATCATAACGCTTTTTAACAGTACACTACAAAGTCAATTTCAAATAATTACTATATTCTTAATTGTTTTTTTAGCTATAAATGATTATGTTAGAATAAATTCTAATGAGTTTGTAAAATATATTTCTTATATTTTAAGCAATCTAATAATATGTTACCTTGCCTATAAAACTAAAACTGATACTATAACATACAGTTCTCTTTTGACCGTAGAACTGATTATACCTATCAAAAAAATTTATAAAAGCTTGTTTATTATTAATTTTGTTAGCTTTGTTTTTTTAAGTGCAATATTATATTCAAACATATTGTTTTATAATTTTGAAATCATATTGCGGAATTATGCTATAAACCTTATAGTTTGTTTTTTAATTAAAAATATAATTATAGAAAAAGTTAAAAAAGAAAAGCTTAATGAGGAGCTTGAGAAAACTAATTTAACATTAATACAATATTCAAAAAAAATAGAGGACCTTACTATTACAAAAGAAAGGACTAGAATTGCCCAAGAGCTTCACGATTCCATGGGTCATTCACTTGTAGCCTTAAGTATGAATTTAGAATATGCAGAAAATATTGCTACTATAAACCCAGAAAAGGCTAAAATAGCTATGCAAGACTGTTATTCTCTTTCTAAAGAGTGCATGAAAAGTTTAAGGGGAGCAGTTAGTGTACTTAAAGAAAATAGTACCCTTAGCCTAAGAAAGGATATTAATCAAATTTTTCTTAAATTTAAACAAACAGACAAATATGAGTTTAATTTAGATTTTGATGAAAACGTAGAGAAGGTAAGTAGTGGGATTAAAACTTGTATTTATAAAACTTTAAGAGAAGCAATTACTAACGGGATAAAACATGGCAATGCTACATCCTTTAGTATTCATATTAGTAAATCATCAAATAGCATCATTTTCAAAATAGAAAATAATGGTGTAGGTTGCAAAAAAATAATACGTTCTAATGGTATTATGGGTATGGAAGAAAGAGTGCATTTGCTTAATGGTGAAATCATCTTTAAGTCTGAGGATCTAGTTGGCTTTACAATAGAAGGCAAAATCCCTGAAAATATATTGTAG
- a CDS encoding response regulator transcription factor: MIDLVIVDDQEIVREGLKRILSLNEEINCIGEAYNGKQLIELLKKLSPQVILMDIRMPIMDGIEATKFVKENHPNIKVIILTTFDEDDYIFQGLKYGADGYILKDSGSKEIINSIKAALEGSIFLNPKITEKVVKALNSRPIENSAQKKNDEKEKLLQILTPREFDVAKHIIDGKSNKSISEALFVTEGTVKNYVSKILEKLQVNNRTELVIYLQKVF, encoded by the coding sequence ATGATTGATTTAGTTATTGTAGATGATCAAGAAATTGTACGGGAAGGCTTAAAAAGAATTTTAAGTTTGAACGAGGAAATAAATTGTATAGGTGAAGCTTATAATGGCAAACAATTAATTGAGCTACTAAAAAAACTTTCTCCACAAGTAATATTAATGGACATAAGGATGCCCATTATGGATGGCATAGAGGCAACAAAATTTGTTAAAGAAAATCACCCAAACATAAAGGTTATTATATTAACTACATTCGACGAAGACGATTATATTTTTCAGGGACTAAAATATGGCGCTGACGGGTACATTCTTAAAGATTCCGGTTCAAAAGAAATAATAAATTCTATTAAAGCTGCTTTAGAAGGAAGTATCTTTTTAAATCCCAAAATCACTGAAAAAGTTGTTAAAGCTTTAAACTCTAGACCCATTGAAAATTCTGCCCAAAAGAAAAATGATGAAAAAGAGAAATTGCTACAAATATTAACTCCCCGTGAATTCGACGTGGCAAAACATATAATTGATGGGAAAAGCAACAAATCTATAAGTGAAGCTTTATTTGTTACTGAAGGCACTGTGAAAAATTATGTGTCTAAAATACTAGAAAAACTGCAGGTAAATAACAGAACGGAGCTTGTGATTTATTTGCAGAAAGTATTTTAA
- a CDS encoding ABC transporter permease: MQILIMIKNQLKLLFNNRMSIFIMIAAPILLTWLFSISISNSSKTNVYLADNDKSKASKQLIAMIEKHEDLSVTILAEKDIKNKIDNGDINNGAVIDAGFERSLKNGKALNDVKLIENYDNPDGQNLSITILSEENALQKITIDSKNISNVLKVNNDEISKKLINKVNSDNSISSFYKEINTSQKTEDKTTERLIGFLVMFIWFVVVQGFRTLIEERENNTFNRIKGMPTSYLKYLISKIIATYILGLTVIAAILLVGKYALKASIVNNIFPEASIFAIYLFAVVGIIMIFVPFVKKHQTFTILGSVLMVITGMLGGSFFSMDELTAPKPLQIISRCMPENWGIKALKDVIFNNSPLSLEINSIVILLSIGILGLLVSTILTNINMKAEKSFLK, translated from the coding sequence ATGCAGATATTAATTATGATAAAAAACCAACTAAAACTTCTTTTTAATAATAGAATGTCAATTTTCATTATGATTGCAGCACCGATATTACTTACTTGGTTATTTTCAATTTCAATTAGTAATAGTAGTAAAACAAATGTATATTTAGCGGATAATGATAAGAGTAAAGCATCTAAGCAGTTAATAGCTATGATAGAAAAGCACGAAGATTTAAGTGTAACTATACTAGCGGAAAAGGATATAAAAAATAAAATTGATAATGGTGATATTAATAATGGCGCAGTAATAGATGCGGGATTTGAAAGAAGCTTAAAAAATGGCAAAGCATTAAACGATGTTAAACTTATTGAAAATTATGATAATCCTGATGGACAAAATCTTTCTATCACTATTTTATCTGAAGAAAATGCTTTACAAAAGATTACTATAGATTCAAAAAATATTTCGAATGTTCTTAAGGTTAATAATGATGAAATATCAAAAAAACTTATTAACAAAGTAAACAGTGATAATAGTATATCAAGCTTTTATAAAGAGATAAACACAAGTCAAAAAACAGAAGATAAGACTACTGAAAGATTAATTGGGTTTTTAGTAATGTTTATATGGTTTGTTGTAGTTCAAGGTTTTAGAACTTTAATAGAAGAAAGAGAAAATAACACTTTTAATAGAATAAAAGGGATGCCAACAAGTTACTTGAAATATTTGATAAGCAAAATCATAGCTACTTATATACTAGGGCTTACAGTTATAGCAGCAATACTTTTAGTGGGGAAATATGCTTTAAAGGCAAGTATAGTTAATAATATTTTTCCAGAGGCATCTATATTTGCAATATACCTGTTTGCTGTGGTTGGAATAATAATGATATTTGTTCCTTTTGTAAAAAAACATCAGACATTTACTATATTGGGGTCAGTACTAATGGTAATAACCGGTATGCTTGGAGGAAGCTTTTTTTCTATGGATGAACTAACAGCCCCAAAACCACTTCAAATTATATCAAGATGCATGCCTGAAAATTGGGGGATAAAGGCACTAAAAGATGTGATTTTTAACAATTCACCTCTAAGTTTAGAAATAAATAGTATAGTAATATTACTTTCTATTGGCATATTAGGGCTATTAGTATCAACAATATTAACAAATATTAATATGAAAGCTGAAAAAAGCTTTTTAAAATAA
- a CDS encoding ABC transporter ATP-binding protein, which yields MLELINLTKKYGEFTAIDNISFKVEQGEIFGLLGPNGAGKSTIVSMISTVSPPTRGDIRVDNKSLREKPMEIKKIMGIVPQDIALYEALSAKDNLEFFGCLYGLKGKKLKDRTSEVLDIIELKDKKDQAVSEFSGGMKRRVNIGIALMNNPKLLILDEPTVGIDPQSRNHILETIKRLNKERGMTVIYTSHYMEEVEYLCKRVAIVDHGKLIALGTKEELKEKLKVKDTLTITYSKADKDSLEKVKNIAGTEEVRINKNEIAMLVNPNEKNIIDIVEDIRNLGIKLTGFKYDEVNLESIFLKVTGKSLRE from the coding sequence ATGCTTGAATTAATAAATTTAACAAAAAAATATGGTGAATTTACAGCAATTGATAATATTTCTTTTAAAGTAGAACAAGGTGAAATATTTGGGCTTTTGGGACCAAATGGAGCAGGGAAATCCACTATTGTTTCTATGATAAGTACGGTTAGTCCACCTACAAGAGGTGACATAAGAGTTGATAACAAATCATTAAGAGAAAAACCTATGGAAATAAAAAAGATAATGGGAATAGTACCTCAGGATATAGCTTTATACGAAGCCTTGAGTGCAAAAGATAATCTAGAGTTCTTTGGATGTTTATATGGCTTAAAAGGAAAAAAACTAAAAGACAGAACGTCTGAGGTGCTAGATATTATAGAACTAAAAGATAAGAAAGACCAAGCAGTTTCGGAATTTTCAGGAGGAATGAAGAGAAGAGTTAATATTGGTATTGCATTAATGAACAACCCAAAGCTTTTAATATTAGATGAACCAACAGTTGGAATAGATCCACAGTCTAGAAATCATATTCTTGAAACAATAAAAAGATTAAATAAAGAGAGAGGCATGACAGTAATTTATACTAGTCATTATATGGAAGAGGTTGAGTATCTTTGCAAAAGAGTTGCTATTGTAGATCATGGAAAGCTAATAGCGCTAGGAACTAAAGAGGAGCTAAAGGAAAAGCTTAAAGTAAAAGATACGTTAACAATTACTTACAGCAAAGCGGATAAGGATTCTTTAGAAAAAGTTAAAAATATTGCTGGAACAGAAGAAGTTAGAATTAACAAAAATGAAATAGCTATGTTAGTAAATCCAAATGAAAAAAATATTATAGATATTGTTGAGGATATAAGAAATCTCGGAATAAAATTAACTGGTTTCAAATACGACGAAGTAAACTTAGAAAGTATTTTTCTTAAGGTAACAGGAAAATCTTTAAGAGAATAA
- a CDS encoding ABC transporter permease, with protein MNKLVYLFLLDTKLLLKSKVFYFKLVLFPIVLVLIIGSLNSSQVTLKAFNVGYYSDDSSFQSLNLSNILRDDVLKSKDVKGVINLKSVKSYAEGKKLVSNGTYVALVYVPKDFTKNYINNSKINISVIGDNNKLDDVSIVKTILNSFDKNISIKRVEQNEVIEDMALNKSKVRAVDVNKLISNIQNTSANSSEISKIATRKNAKPIDVMQYMLIGMVVMFSILTAFELAHSIVNDKLNNTMNRIKSTPTANFQYVFGKVIGVVFAIMVQMITVITIGGIVFRESFGNIFYILLVTAVYALTIGMIVFCAGITAKNHMEISTFATPILWGFSFLGGSLINKSNFPNNLQMIQKIIPNGKAINCYLAICEGKGIGDIYMDLVELLAIAAVFLIMALILLNKGKNNLLVKDNTSKG; from the coding sequence ATGAATAAACTAGTCTATTTGTTTTTACTAGACACTAAGCTGTTATTAAAATCTAAGGTATTTTATTTTAAATTGGTATTATTTCCAATTGTACTTGTGTTAATAATTGGATCGCTTAATAGTAGTCAAGTTACACTAAAAGCATTTAATGTAGGATATTACAGCGATGATTCATCATTTCAAAGTTTAAACCTTTCCAATATTTTAAGGGATGATGTATTAAAAAGTAAGGATGTAAAGGGAGTAATAAATTTAAAATCGGTGAAAAGTTATGCGGAAGGTAAAAAATTAGTAAGTAATGGAACTTACGTAGCTTTAGTTTATGTGCCAAAAGATTTTACTAAAAACTATATAAATAATTCTAAGATAAACATTTCTGTTATAGGAGATAACAACAAATTAGATGATGTTTCAATAGTGAAAACCATTTTAAATAGTTTTGATAAAAATATTTCTATAAAGAGAGTTGAGCAAAATGAGGTTATAGAGGATATGGCTTTAAATAAATCAAAGGTAAGGGCAGTAGATGTAAATAAGTTGATTAGTAATATACAAAATACAAGTGCTAATTCTTCTGAAATCTCAAAGATAGCTACAAGAAAGAATGCAAAACCTATAGATGTGATGCAATATATGCTTATTGGAATGGTAGTAATGTTCTCCATTCTAACAGCCTTTGAATTAGCACATAGCATAGTTAATGATAAGTTAAATAACACCATGAATAGGATAAAATCCACACCTACAGCAAATTTCCAATATGTGTTTGGTAAAGTAATTGGAGTTGTATTTGCAATAATGGTTCAGATGATCACAGTAATTACAATAGGTGGAATTGTTTTTAGAGAGAGCTTCGGAAATATATTTTACATTTTATTAGTAACAGCAGTTTATGCTTTAACTATTGGAATGATTGTATTTTGTGCGGGGATAACAGCAAAAAATCATATGGAAATTTCAACTTTTGCTACACCAATTTTGTGGGGATTCAGTTTCCTTGGTGGAAGCCTTATAAATAAAAGTAATTTTCCAAATAACCTCCAAATGATCCAGAAGATAATACCAAACGGAAAAGCAATAAACTGCTATTTAGCAATTTGTGAAGGTAAGGGAATAGGAGATATTTATATGGATCTTGTAGAGCTTTTAGCAATAGCTGCAGTGTTTTTGATAATGGCTTTAATACTACTTAATAAAGGGAAAAATAATCTTTTAGTAAAAGATAATACATCTAAAGGATAA